A stretch of Mesorhizobium sp. M2A.F.Ca.ET.046.03.2.1 DNA encodes these proteins:
- a CDS encoding SET domain-containing protein-lysine N-methyltransferase translates to MLLVDVYLDKSPIQGIGVFAKHRIAKGTLIWKLDPRFDRRIPVDTYEGESGPVKSYLDRYSYPDRRDPNYIVFEADDARYMNHADEPNCDVSSPEETYALRDIAPGEELTCDYNHFFEDGFDFLGDRHP, encoded by the coding sequence ATGCTGCTCGTCGACGTCTATCTCGACAAATCGCCCATCCAGGGCATCGGCGTCTTCGCCAAACACCGCATTGCAAAGGGCACGCTGATCTGGAAGCTCGACCCAAGGTTCGACCGGCGCATTCCCGTCGACACCTATGAGGGCGAGAGCGGGCCGGTAAAGTCATATCTCGACCGCTATTCCTATCCGGACCGGCGCGATCCAAACTACATCGTGTTCGAGGCGGACGACGCGCGTTACATGAACCACGCCGACGAGCCGAACTGCGACGTCTCCTCGCCCGAGGAAACCTACGCGCTGCGCGATATCGCGCCCGGCGAGGAACTGACCTGCGACTACAACCACTTTTTCGAAGACGGCTTCGATTTCCTGGGCGACCGCCACCCGTAA
- a CDS encoding PAS domain-containing sensor histidine kinase, which yields MVHPTVTSEAERLRQRRFIGVMLAAPFLAAGAAVTLVTSSLGAAVTMAAIFAAFGLCWFAALLVAATGHMALAGRMAVALGGLALAGAIAAAGGLASPVALLGLALPVETWWVSGSRRAALSSVLAAVAAIVLQPFAGQLLPPGEIAAWHWLLPLAWALTLLPRAAAFADPAGLRPAEPAGDRLEDLIDAVVLRVGRQGEVLDASAKARSVLKLAPELLLGTGLFERVHLSDRVAYLTALADMREGAPKRRLELRIRLPREGSGAADNFRPFSLDLLRGEAERDVFMLVLRENDDVAELREELAEAREAAAAAEVAKGRFLAVVSHELRTPLNAIIGFSDMLLHEMFGAFKDPRQKEYVGLVRESGQHLLSVVTSILDVSRIEAGAYATELETFRFVEAVDMCRSMMRPLADAKGIVLATQIAPDAGEINADRRAVQQILINLASNAVKFTPDGGSVVIGAKRVGSRLHFWVSDTGIGIAEEDMANLGKPFMQIQNDYTRRFEGTGLGLSLVKGLVALHDGTMSIESAPGEGTTVTIGLPVSGPKRHSVAQPGVLAMPAAKPKGDRDGEGNGSLRKTA from the coding sequence TTGGTTCACCCCACCGTGACGAGTGAGGCGGAACGCCTGCGCCAGCGCCGCTTCATCGGCGTCATGCTCGCCGCGCCATTCCTTGCCGCGGGTGCCGCGGTGACGCTGGTCACCTCGAGTCTCGGCGCGGCCGTCACCATGGCCGCCATCTTTGCCGCTTTCGGCTTGTGCTGGTTCGCCGCGCTTCTGGTCGCCGCCACCGGCCACATGGCGCTCGCCGGCCGCATGGCGGTCGCCTTGGGCGGCCTTGCCCTTGCCGGCGCAATAGCGGCGGCAGGGGGATTGGCCTCGCCGGTCGCGCTGCTGGGCTTGGCATTGCCGGTCGAAACCTGGTGGGTTTCCGGGTCGCGGCGCGCCGCGCTGTCGAGCGTGCTGGCCGCGGTCGCCGCGATCGTTCTCCAGCCCTTTGCCGGCCAGCTCCTGCCGCCTGGCGAAATCGCCGCCTGGCACTGGCTGCTGCCGCTAGCCTGGGCGCTGACATTGTTGCCGCGTGCCGCCGCCTTCGCCGATCCTGCCGGCCTGCGGCCGGCGGAGCCCGCCGGCGATCGTCTCGAGGACCTGATCGACGCCGTCGTGCTGCGCGTCGGCCGCCAGGGCGAAGTGCTCGACGCGTCCGCCAAAGCGCGTTCGGTCCTGAAACTGGCGCCGGAGCTCCTGCTTGGCACCGGCCTGTTCGAGCGGGTCCATCTGTCCGACCGCGTCGCCTATCTCACCGCCTTGGCGGACATGCGCGAGGGGGCGCCGAAGCGCCGGCTTGAGTTGCGCATCCGCTTGCCGCGCGAGGGTTCCGGCGCTGCCGATAATTTCCGTCCGTTCAGTCTCGACTTGCTGCGCGGCGAAGCCGAACGCGACGTCTTCATGCTGGTGCTGCGCGAGAACGACGATGTCGCGGAGCTGCGCGAGGAGCTTGCGGAAGCCAGGGAGGCCGCCGCGGCCGCCGAAGTGGCCAAGGGCCGCTTCCTGGCGGTGGTCAGCCACGAGCTGCGCACGCCGCTCAACGCCATCATCGGCTTTTCCGACATGCTGCTGCATGAGATGTTCGGCGCCTTCAAGGACCCGCGCCAGAAGGAATATGTCGGCCTGGTCAGGGAGTCGGGCCAGCATCTTCTGTCCGTCGTCACCTCGATCCTCGACGTCTCGCGCATCGAGGCGGGCGCCTATGCGACCGAGCTGGAGACGTTCCGTTTCGTCGAGGCCGTCGACATGTGCCGCTCGATGATGCGGCCGCTGGCCGACGCCAAGGGCATCGTTCTTGCCACCCAGATCGCGCCGGATGCCGGCGAGATCAATGCCGACCGTCGCGCGGTGCAGCAGATCCTGATCAATCTCGCTTCGAACGCCGTCAAGTTCACGCCCGATGGCGGCAGCGTGGTGATCGGCGCCAAGCGCGTCGGCTCGCGCCTGCATTTCTGGGTCAGCGACACCGGCATCGGCATCGCCGAGGAGGATATGGCCAATCTCGGCAAGCCTTTCATGCAGATCCAGAACGACTACACGCGCCGTTTCGAGGGAACCGGGCTCGGCCTGTCGCTGGTCAAGGGCCTGGTGGCGCTGCACGACGGCACGATGTCGATCGAGAGCGCGCCGGGTGAGGGCACCACGGTGACGATCGGCCTGCCGGTGAGCGGGCCGAAGCGGCATTCCGTTGCGCAACCCGGTGTGCTGGCCATGCCGGCGGCGAAGCCGAAGGGGGATAGAGATGGGGAGGGGAATGGCTCGCTCCGCAAAACGGCGTAA
- a CDS encoding branched-chain amino acid aminotransferase, which produces MTLATAAQTATCTYVDGDWYEGNVAILGPRSHAMWLGTSVFDGGRWFEGVAPDLELHAARVNASATALGLKPSMTTEEIVGLTWDGLKKFDGKTAVYIRPMYWAEHGGYMGVPADPESTRFCLCLYEAPMIPPSGFSVTVSPFRRPTIETMPTNAKAGCLYPNNGRAILEAKNRGFDNALVLDMLGNVAETGTSNIFLVKDGHVMTPAPNGTFLSGITRSRTINLLGDYGFRTIEKTLSVRDFLDADEIFSTGNHSKVVPVTRIESRDLQPGPVAKKARELYWEWAHSTSAA; this is translated from the coding sequence ATGACACTGGCGACGGCGGCGCAAACCGCGACATGCACCTATGTGGACGGCGACTGGTACGAGGGCAACGTTGCCATTCTCGGACCGCGCAGCCACGCCATGTGGCTCGGCACCAGCGTCTTCGACGGCGGCCGCTGGTTCGAAGGCGTGGCGCCCGACCTCGAGCTTCACGCCGCCCGCGTCAACGCTTCCGCCACGGCGCTCGGCCTGAAGCCGTCGATGACGACGGAAGAGATCGTCGGCCTGACCTGGGACGGCCTGAAGAAATTCGACGGCAAGACGGCGGTCTACATCAGGCCGATGTATTGGGCCGAGCATGGCGGCTATATGGGCGTGCCGGCCGATCCGGAGTCGACCCGCTTCTGCCTCTGCCTTTACGAGGCGCCAATGATTCCGCCCTCCGGTTTCTCGGTCACGGTGTCGCCGTTCCGCCGCCCAACCATCGAGACCATGCCGACCAATGCCAAGGCCGGCTGCCTCTATCCCAACAACGGCCGCGCCATCCTGGAAGCCAAGAACCGCGGCTTCGACAACGCGCTCGTGCTCGACATGCTGGGCAATGTCGCCGAGACCGGCACCTCCAACATCTTCCTGGTCAAGGACGGCCATGTGATGACACCGGCGCCAAACGGCACGTTCCTGTCGGGCATCACCCGCTCGCGCACCATCAACCTGCTTGGCGACTACGGCTTCAGGACCATCGAGAAGACTCTGTCGGTTCGCGATTTTCTGGACGCCGACGAGATCTTCTCGACCGGCAACCACTCCAAGGTCGTGCCGGTCACCCGCATCGAGAGCCGCGACCTGCAGCCCGGGCCCGTGGCCAAGAAGGCGCGCGAGCTCTATTGGGAATGGGCGCATTCGACGTCTGCCGCCTGA
- a CDS encoding SH3 domain-containing protein: MSVAVLAAGLTFSSPSHATVFAAWQVAGVPFGDTLNARKYPSNASQKQAAYPNGTVLQMTGRCTGGVNLLDIAGQPQWKQRQAIRYRWCEVWHDPAQNGHFVTGWVYGKYIAPY; this comes from the coding sequence ATGTCTGTCGCCGTCCTCGCGGCGGGTCTGACTTTTTCCAGTCCGTCTCATGCAACCGTCTTTGCCGCCTGGCAAGTGGCGGGCGTGCCGTTCGGCGACACGCTCAACGCGCGAAAGTATCCCTCCAACGCATCGCAAAAACAGGCCGCCTATCCGAACGGCACCGTGCTGCAGATGACCGGCCGCTGCACAGGTGGCGTAAATCTGCTCGATATCGCCGGGCAGCCGCAATGGAAGCAGCGCCAGGCGATCCGCTATCGCTGGTGCGAGGTGTGGCACGACCCGGCGCAGAATGGCCATTTCGTCACCGGCTGGGTCTACGGCAAATATATCGCGCCTTATTGA
- a CDS encoding cytochrome c, giving the protein MAWLKKLVGAAIVLGGAAAAAGWALSAPVRLDAGAIAQLGPGDAARGKRIFYAGGCTSCHSKSGAQGDARLQLAGGLELKTPFGTFVPPNISQDRKDGIGGWSEEDFANAMLKGVSPSGEHFYPAFPYASYARIKPADIADLYAFMKTLPAVAGKAPDHKLSFPFTIRRGIGLWKLLYLSPEPVIALRDGTPDKVLAGRYLVEGPGHCGECHTPRDFAGGVKKGEWLAGAVAAEGTGVVPNITPDGKSIKDWSEADIANYLETGFTPDFDSVGGAMVEVQKNMAQLTADDRAAIAAYLKAIPPHPNGYPARKPAS; this is encoded by the coding sequence ATGGCTTGGCTGAAGAAGCTCGTCGGCGCCGCCATCGTGCTTGGCGGAGCGGCGGCCGCCGCCGGCTGGGCCCTGTCGGCGCCGGTCAGGCTTGACGCTGGGGCCATCGCGCAGCTCGGGCCCGGCGACGCCGCCAGGGGCAAGCGCATCTTCTATGCGGGCGGCTGCACCTCCTGCCATTCGAAGTCTGGCGCCCAGGGCGACGCCCGGCTGCAGCTGGCCGGCGGGCTGGAGCTCAAGACGCCGTTCGGCACCTTCGTTCCGCCCAACATCTCGCAGGACCGGAAGGACGGCATCGGCGGCTGGAGCGAGGAGGACTTCGCCAACGCCATGCTGAAAGGCGTTTCGCCTTCGGGCGAGCATTTCTATCCGGCCTTTCCCTATGCCTCCTACGCGCGCATAAAGCCGGCCGACATCGCCGATCTCTACGCTTTCATGAAGACGCTGCCGGCGGTCGCCGGCAAAGCGCCGGACCACAAGCTTTCCTTCCCCTTCACCATCCGCCGCGGCATCGGCCTGTGGAAGCTTCTCTATCTCAGTCCCGAGCCGGTGATCGCGCTGCGCGACGGCACGCCGGACAAGGTGCTGGCCGGCCGCTACCTCGTCGAGGGTCCCGGCCATTGCGGCGAATGCCATACGCCGCGCGATTTCGCCGGCGGCGTCAAGAAGGGCGAATGGCTGGCCGGCGCCGTGGCTGCCGAGGGCACCGGCGTCGTGCCCAACATCACACCCGACGGGAAGAGCATCAAGGACTGGTCGGAAGCCGATATCGCCAACTATCTCGAGACCGGCTTCACGCCCGATTTCGATTCCGTCGGCGGCGCCATGGTCGAGGTGCAAAAGAACATGGCGCAGCTGACCGCCGATGACCGCGCAGCAATCGCCGCCTATCTCAAGGCGATCCCGCCGCACCCCAACGGCTATCCGGCGCGCAAGCCGGCGAGTTGA
- a CDS encoding MucR family transcriptional regulator: MEIVETPSKNGDALIELTADVVAAYVSNNPVPVGELPNLIADVHAALGRVGGSPEQPSAEKQKPAVNPKRSVHDDYIVCLEDGKKFKSLKRHLMTHYHLTPEEYREKWGLDANYPMVAPNYAAARSQLAKKMGLGRKRKGR; the protein is encoded by the coding sequence ATGGAAATCGTCGAAACACCTTCGAAAAACGGTGATGCGCTGATCGAACTGACCGCCGATGTCGTCGCCGCCTATGTCAGCAACAACCCGGTGCCCGTTGGGGAATTGCCGAACCTAATCGCCGACGTCCATGCCGCGTTGGGCCGTGTCGGTGGTTCGCCGGAGCAGCCATCGGCCGAGAAGCAGAAGCCGGCCGTCAATCCCAAGCGCTCTGTCCACGACGACTACATTGTCTGTCTGGAGGACGGAAAGAAGTTCAAATCGCTGAAGCGTCACCTGATGACCCATTACCATCTCACGCCGGAGGAATACCGTGAGAAGTGGGGGCTGGACGCCAACTATCCGATGGTGGCCCCCAACTACGCGGCTGCCCGCTCGCAGCTCGCCAAGAAGATGGGTCTGGGCCGCAAGCGCAAGGGCCGCTGA
- a CDS encoding cytochrome c, whose translation MRKLVLAISMLAFAGSAAFADPIQERQALMKERGKLAGQLSKVVKGEEDFDAAAVLTTLKALQANAEKFDAEKLFPAGSDKGDTTAAPKIWEDMAGFKAAEDKFLANTKEAVASPPGDVDGLKAQLNTLGGDCGACHQSYRIKKG comes from the coding sequence ATGAGAAAGCTTGTCCTTGCCATCTCTATGCTCGCCTTTGCCGGTTCGGCCGCCTTTGCCGATCCGATCCAGGAGCGCCAGGCGCTGATGAAGGAGCGCGGCAAGCTCGCCGGCCAGTTGTCCAAGGTGGTCAAGGGCGAGGAGGATTTCGACGCGGCCGCCGTGCTGACGACGCTGAAGGCCCTGCAGGCCAATGCCGAAAAGTTCGATGCCGAAAAACTGTTTCCGGCCGGCTCCGACAAGGGCGACACCACGGCAGCACCGAAGATCTGGGAAGACATGGCCGGCTTCAAGGCCGCCGAGGACAAGTTCCTGGCCAACACCAAGGAAGCGGTCGCCTCGCCGCCGGGCGATGTCGATGGTCTGAAGGCGCAGCTCAACACCCTGGGCGGCGATTGCGGCGCCTGCCATCAGAGCTACAGGATCAAGAAGGGCTGA
- a CDS encoding SufE family protein yields the protein MTTPIQTIRDDFSLLDEWEDRYRYVIELGEGLPPFPENERTAANKVPGCVSQVWLTTEQGAGADPVISFQGDSDAHIVRGLVAIMLALFSGRRASEIQSTDAEATLKELGLDEHLSPQRANGLRSMVKRIKRDAEAALKQTA from the coding sequence ATGACCACCCCGATCCAGACGATCCGCGACGACTTTTCCCTGCTCGACGAGTGGGAGGACCGCTATCGCTATGTGATCGAGCTCGGCGAGGGCCTGCCGCCTTTCCCCGAGAACGAACGCACGGCCGCGAACAAGGTGCCCGGCTGCGTCAGCCAGGTGTGGCTCACCACCGAGCAGGGAGCGGGCGCCGATCCGGTGATCAGCTTCCAGGGCGATTCGGACGCCCACATCGTGCGCGGCCTCGTCGCCATCATGCTGGCGCTGTTTTCGGGCCGGCGGGCAAGCGAGATCCAGAGCACGGACGCGGAGGCGACGCTAAAGGAGCTCGGGCTGGACGAGCATCTTTCGCCGCAGCGCGCCAACGGCCTGCGTTCGATGGTCAAGCGCATCAAGCGCGACGCGGAAGCGGCGCTGAAGCAGACGGCCTGA
- a CDS encoding haloacid dehalogenase type II: protein MHHAAYVFDAYGTLFDVHAAVRRHAGEIGPDGQLLSDIWRAKQLEYSWVRTLMGSYADFWQLTEQALDFALRKVPSADPALRTKLLEAYWRLDCYPEVPAVLKALKASGAKLAILSNGSPEMLDAAVKSAALDQILDNVFSVDQVKRFKTDPSVYDMVVTSWRLYPGAVSFQSSNRWDIAGATKFGFRTVWINRTNQPDEYRDFPPGLILPSLDGLLAGV, encoded by the coding sequence ATGCATCATGCGGCCTATGTCTTCGACGCCTATGGCACGTTGTTCGACGTGCACGCCGCCGTGCGCCGCCATGCCGGCGAGATCGGGCCGGATGGCCAGTTGCTGTCGGACATCTGGCGCGCCAAGCAGCTCGAATATTCCTGGGTCAGGACGCTGATGGGCTCTTACGCCGACTTCTGGCAACTGACCGAGCAGGCACTCGACTTTGCGCTGCGCAAGGTGCCCTCGGCCGATCCGGCGCTGCGGACGAAGCTGCTCGAAGCCTATTGGCGGCTCGATTGCTATCCGGAGGTGCCGGCCGTGCTGAAGGCGCTCAAGGCGTCCGGCGCGAAGCTTGCAATCCTCTCCAATGGTTCGCCGGAAATGCTCGACGCCGCGGTCAAATCCGCCGCGCTCGACCAGATCCTCGACAACGTTTTTTCGGTCGACCAGGTCAAACGCTTCAAGACCGACCCGTCAGTCTACGACATGGTGGTCACCAGCTGGCGGCTTTATCCGGGCGCGGTGTCGTTCCAGTCGTCGAACCGCTGGGACATAGCGGGCGCGACGAAGTTCGGTTTCCGTACAGTCTGGATCAACCGGACCAACCAGCCGGATGAATACCGCGACTTTCCGCCAGGGCTGATCCTGCCGTCGCTCGACGGCCTGCTGGCAGGTGTCTGA
- a CDS encoding superoxide dismutase, with the protein MAFELPALPYDYEALQPYMSKETLEYHHDKHHKAYVDNGNKLAAEAGLGDLSVEEVVKQSFGKNAGLFNNAAQHYNHIHFWKWMKKGGGGYKLPGALQKAFDSDLGGYDKFKADFIAAGTTQFGSGWAWVSVKNGKLEISKTPNGENPLVHGGSPILGVDVWEHSYYIDYRNARPKYLEAFVDSLINWDHVLELYEKARA; encoded by the coding sequence ATGGCTTTTGAGTTGCCCGCCTTGCCTTACGACTACGAGGCGCTTCAGCCCTATATGTCGAAGGAGACGCTGGAGTATCACCACGACAAGCACCACAAGGCCTATGTCGACAACGGCAACAAGCTGGCCGCTGAAGCCGGCCTTGGCGACCTGTCGGTCGAAGAGGTGGTCAAGCAGTCCTTCGGCAAGAATGCCGGGCTCTTCAACAATGCCGCCCAGCACTACAATCACATCCATTTCTGGAAGTGGATGAAGAAGGGCGGCGGGGGCTACAAGCTGCCCGGCGCGCTGCAGAAGGCCTTCGACAGCGATCTCGGCGGCTATGACAAGTTCAAGGCGGATTTCATCGCCGCCGGCACCACCCAGTTCGGCTCCGGCTGGGCCTGGGTCTCGGTCAAGAACGGCAAGCTCGAGATTTCCAAGACGCCGAACGGCGAGAACCCGCTGGTGCATGGCGGCTCGCCGATCCTCGGCGTCGACGTCTGGGAGCACTCCTACTACATCGACTACCGCAATGCCCGGCCGAAATATCTCGAAGCCTTCGTCGACAGCCTGATCAACTGGGACCACGTCCTGGAGCTGTACGAAAAGGCCCGCGCATGA
- a CDS encoding DUF5330 domain-containing protein yields the protein MGFLIRMAFWFSLVLLALPLGVGPGEDGQQSVGPIQALFAAREAVGDIAGLCERKPDVCETGKSAMYTITVRAQETAKIAAAMIDDKSEQAGAAETKVADTAKMTTGSVAEDIVLPAKVNIPVLLTSKN from the coding sequence ATGGGCTTTCTGATCAGGATGGCTTTCTGGTTTTCGCTGGTGCTGCTGGCGCTGCCGCTCGGCGTCGGCCCGGGCGAGGACGGCCAGCAGAGCGTCGGGCCGATCCAGGCGCTGTTCGCGGCGCGCGAGGCGGTGGGCGACATTGCAGGGCTCTGCGAGCGCAAGCCCGATGTCTGCGAAACCGGCAAATCTGCCATGTACACCATTACAGTCCGGGCCCAGGAAACGGCCAAGATCGCCGCCGCCATGATCGACGACAAATCAGAGCAGGCAGGCGCGGCCGAGACGAAGGTTGCGGACACGGCCAAGATGACCACCGGCAGCGTCGCCGAGGACATCGTGCTGCCCGCCAAGGTCAACATACCAGTGCTGTTGACTTCCAAGAACTGA